A portion of the Halogeometricum sp. S1BR25-6 genome contains these proteins:
- a CDS encoding universal stress protein: protein MNHALVVVTPGERGRRLLREAGAYAAGTGAELVLLTVVPEREFEEKRRAVADIGSADAVYTLEQAEESAERGAMTLADEELAGVDVAYRPVGTVGREADAILDVARTEGVDHVFLGGRKRSPTGKALFGDVAQTVLLSFDGPVTVVIGEDAVESGASDANSVA from the coding sequence ATGAACCACGCACTCGTCGTCGTGACGCCCGGCGAACGCGGCCGCCGCCTCCTCCGCGAGGCAGGCGCGTACGCCGCCGGCACCGGCGCGGAACTCGTTCTCCTGACCGTCGTCCCCGAACGGGAGTTCGAGGAGAAGCGCCGCGCCGTCGCCGATATCGGCTCCGCGGACGCCGTCTACACCCTCGAACAGGCCGAGGAGTCGGCCGAACGCGGCGCGATGACGCTGGCCGACGAGGAACTGGCGGGCGTCGACGTCGCCTACCGACCCGTGGGGACCGTCGGCCGCGAGGCGGACGCCATCCTCGACGTGGCCCGCACGGAGGGCGTCGACCACGTCTTCCTCGGCGGACGGAAACGCTCGCCGACGGGGAAGGCCCTGTTCGGCGACGTGGCGCAGACGGTGCTGCTCAGCTTCGACGGCCCCGTCACCGTCGTGATTGGCGAGGACGCGGTGGAATCCGGCGCCTCGGACGCGAACTCCGTCGCGTAG
- a CDS encoding NAD(P)/FAD-dependent oxidoreductase, which produces MTQSYVIIGDGIAGSSAAETLREEEPDADITVVTDEGEALYNRILIKEFAKGKLPEAPISIHDPEWYDERDIELKMNTLVTDVDPEGHTIETHEGETLSWDKLLVSVGGTPTQLPVDNSDAEGVHHFWTFQDARKIRSHMEEADSSVIVGAGLLGIDLAAITAAQDVEGKYLMRGNCWWRYALSREGGEIIHDALRERNVEPVFDSGVDHFEVDEDNNVTTAVDPNGDEYDADFVGIAIGLDFNTEILQGTDIEVDDGIVVDEYMRTNHDDVFAAGDITQFHDVILGERAQNGAWGSAKEQGTIAAKNMVDYESEEFRWVSSYSITHFDFPFLSFGHPTLGDDEAEAKHSDTEWRRLAFKDGKICGGVLIGDLAPQSKYKKLMREERVVADQKDVLMQEEFDIEDLDLEEATAE; this is translated from the coding sequence ATGACTCAGTCGTACGTCATCATCGGCGACGGTATCGCGGGGAGTTCCGCCGCCGAAACCCTCCGCGAGGAGGAACCAGACGCCGACATCACCGTCGTGACCGACGAGGGCGAGGCCCTGTACAACCGCATCCTCATCAAGGAGTTCGCCAAGGGCAAACTCCCCGAGGCGCCCATCTCCATCCACGACCCCGAGTGGTACGACGAACGCGACATCGAACTGAAGATGAACACGCTCGTCACCGACGTGGACCCCGAGGGCCACACCATCGAGACGCACGAAGGCGAGACGCTCTCGTGGGACAAACTGCTCGTCTCCGTGGGGGGCACGCCGACGCAGTTGCCCGTCGACAACTCGGACGCCGAGGGCGTCCACCACTTCTGGACGTTCCAGGACGCCCGCAAGATCCGCTCGCACATGGAGGAAGCCGATAGTTCCGTCATCGTCGGCGCCGGGCTACTCGGCATCGACCTCGCGGCCATCACCGCCGCGCAGGACGTCGAGGGCAAGTACCTCATGCGCGGGAACTGCTGGTGGCGCTACGCGCTCTCGCGGGAGGGCGGTGAGATAATCCACGACGCGCTCCGGGAGCGTAACGTCGAACCCGTCTTCGACTCCGGCGTCGACCACTTCGAGGTGGACGAAGACAACAACGTGACGACGGCCGTCGACCCGAACGGCGACGAGTACGACGCCGACTTCGTCGGCATCGCCATCGGCCTCGACTTCAACACCGAGATTCTGCAGGGTACCGACATCGAAGTCGACGACGGCATCGTCGTCGACGAGTACATGCGGACGAACCACGACGACGTGTTCGCCGCCGGCGACATCACGCAGTTCCACGACGTCATCCTCGGCGAACGCGCGCAGAACGGCGCGTGGGGCTCCGCGAAGGAACAGGGCACCATCGCCGCGAAGAACATGGTCGACTACGAGTCCGAGGAGTTCCGCTGGGTCTCCTCGTACTCCATCACGCACTTCGACTTCCCGTTCCTCTCGTTCGGCCATCCGACGCTGGGCGACGACGAGGCGGAGGCGAAACACTCCGACACCGAGTGGCGGCGCCTCGCGTTCAAGGACGGGAAGATATGCGGCGGCGTCCTCATCGGGGACCTCGCGCCGCAGTCGAAGTACAAGAAGCTCATGCGCGAAGAGCGCGTCGTCGCCGACCAGAAGGACGTGCTGATGCAGGAGGAGTTCGACATCGAGGACCTCGACCTCGAAGAGGCGACCGCCGAGTAA
- a CDS encoding TetR/AcrR family transcriptional regulator, with protein sequence MMEATYRALCANGFASLTMQDIADEADKSTSLLHYHYDTKQDLLVAFLRYLIARFEERFEDTENKDPEERLRDFVSRMVPDEDGEDDYDRFGLAIMELRMQAPYEDAYREQLRTNEAVIRSRLADVVRDGIEEGVFREVDPDRTARLIFDALDGARSERVTVGADEAPAEVAAALDEFVLSSLLARADESTESDEGGETE encoded by the coding sequence ATGATGGAAGCGACCTACCGGGCGCTCTGCGCCAACGGTTTCGCCTCGCTGACGATGCAGGATATCGCCGATGAGGCGGACAAGAGCACGTCGCTCCTGCACTACCACTACGACACGAAGCAAGACCTCTTGGTCGCGTTCCTCCGCTACCTCATCGCGCGGTTCGAAGAGCGCTTCGAGGACACCGAGAACAAGGACCCCGAAGAGCGACTTCGCGATTTCGTCTCGCGGATGGTGCCGGACGAGGACGGCGAGGACGACTACGACCGGTTCGGCCTCGCCATCATGGAACTCCGAATGCAGGCGCCGTACGAGGACGCCTACCGCGAGCAGTTGCGGACGAACGAGGCGGTCATCCGTTCCCGTCTCGCGGACGTCGTCCGGGACGGCATCGAGGAAGGGGTCTTCCGCGAGGTGGACCCCGACCGAACCGCGCGACTGATCTTCGACGCCCTCGACGGCGCGCGGAGCGAACGCGTGACCGTCGGCGCCGACGAGGCGCCCGCGGAGGTGGCGGCCGCGCTGGACGAGTTCGTGCTCTCGTCGCTGCTCGCCAGGGCGGACGAGTCGACGGAGTCGGACGAGGGGGGCGAAACGGAGTGA
- a CDS encoding NAD(P)/FAD-dependent oxidoreductase yields the protein MIGVVGGGIAGLAAAYRLRQRGYDVQVFEATEDVGGLAAVYETAGDDIEKFYHHLSKSEETIVELAEELGLGDKLQWRVGKNAYYVNGVVHPLDTAWQIAAYPHMSVYDKFRLGMLTQGIDVRGGVPDFDAYDDLSEYENVSIRDFVVEHTTKGVYENFVDPLLDGKFGERKHDVSAAWFLGRVRFRGERDLLRGEILGYFDGGFRPLLDALVDAVGRENITTGARVTELETDGESVGSMTVETESGTEQHDVDSVVVAAMPNVLEDLTGYECDIEFQGAVCGLATMNESVMDTYWLNVAHDAPFGSLIEHTNFVPKERYGGQHLMYVASYVQGPEEELWQMSDEEVEELWFDEIESMFPGFDADSAVEQFRISRNPRAGPIYERGYLDMVVPYDLAEDVADGVYYAGMASASQYPERSLNGGIVAGYECADRIADRTDADAPSAVADD from the coding sequence ATGATAGGTGTCGTCGGCGGCGGAATCGCGGGACTCGCCGCAGCGTATCGGTTGCGACAGCGCGGCTACGACGTACAGGTGTTCGAGGCCACCGAGGACGTGGGCGGCCTCGCCGCCGTCTACGAGACGGCCGGCGACGACATCGAGAAGTTCTACCACCACCTCTCGAAGTCCGAGGAGACCATCGTCGAACTCGCCGAGGAACTCGGCCTCGGCGACAAACTGCAGTGGCGCGTCGGCAAGAACGCCTACTACGTGAACGGGGTCGTGCACCCCCTCGACACGGCGTGGCAGATAGCCGCCTACCCGCACATGAGCGTCTACGACAAGTTCCGCCTCGGGATGCTCACCCAGGGTATCGACGTGCGCGGCGGCGTTCCCGACTTCGACGCCTACGACGACCTCTCGGAGTACGAGAACGTCTCCATCCGCGATTTCGTCGTCGAGCACACGACGAAGGGCGTCTACGAGAACTTCGTCGACCCCCTTCTGGATGGCAAATTCGGCGAGCGAAAGCACGACGTCTCCGCGGCGTGGTTCCTCGGACGCGTCCGCTTCCGCGGCGAACGCGACCTGCTGCGCGGCGAGATTCTGGGCTACTTCGACGGCGGGTTCCGCCCCCTCCTCGACGCCCTCGTCGACGCGGTGGGCCGCGAGAACATCACGACGGGCGCGCGCGTCACCGAACTGGAGACCGACGGGGAGTCCGTCGGGTCGATGACCGTCGAGACCGAGTCGGGGACCGAACAGCACGACGTCGACTCGGTGGTCGTCGCGGCGATGCCGAACGTGCTGGAGGACCTTACCGGCTACGAGTGCGACATCGAGTTCCAGGGCGCGGTGTGCGGCCTCGCCACGATGAACGAGTCGGTGATGGACACCTACTGGCTCAACGTCGCCCACGACGCCCCCTTTGGCTCTCTCATCGAGCACACGAACTTCGTCCCGAAGGAGCGCTACGGTGGGCAACACCTCATGTACGTCGCGAGCTACGTCCAAGGGCCGGAAGAGGAGCTCTGGCAGATGAGCGACGAGGAGGTCGAAGAGCTCTGGTTCGACGAGATAGAGTCGATGTTTCCCGGATTCGACGCCGACTCGGCCGTCGAGCAGTTCCGCATCTCGCGCAACCCGCGCGCCGGCCCCATCTACGAACGCGGCTACCTCGACATGGTCGTCCCGTACGACCTCGCCGAAGACGTGGCCGACGGCGTCTACTACGCGGGCATGGCCTCCGCGTCGCAGTACCCCGAACGCTCGCTCAACGGCGGCATCGTCGCCGGCTACGAGTGTGCCGACCGCATCGCCGACCGCACGGACGCGGACGCTCCCTCGGCCGTCGCCGACGACTGA
- a CDS encoding homoserine kinase, whose product MRTVRAPATSANLGSGFDVFGVALDRPADVIRVERAPHTTIDVTGVGSQYIPTDPEKNVVGAVADALNAPAHIEIDKGVRPSSGLGSSAASAAGAALALNALYERGHSREELVPVAAEGEAVVSGEAHVDNVAPALLGGFTVAREDEVTTVETDISLVACLPEIAVSTRDARRVVPDRADMKDVVHTIGSAATLTVGMCRSDPELVGTGMDERLVTPARSELITGYAGVREAALDTGATGVTVSGAGPSVLAVCDSEKRGRVAAAMLDGFEDAGVEARAYKTRVGGGADLF is encoded by the coding sequence ATGCGAACGGTCCGGGCACCGGCGACGAGTGCGAACCTCGGGAGCGGCTTCGACGTCTTCGGCGTCGCCCTCGACCGACCTGCGGACGTGATTCGGGTCGAACGCGCCCCGCACACGACTATCGACGTGACCGGCGTCGGCAGTCAGTACATCCCGACCGACCCCGAGAAGAACGTCGTCGGCGCCGTCGCCGACGCCCTCAACGCCCCCGCGCACATCGAGATAGACAAGGGCGTCAGACCCTCCTCGGGGCTCGGGTCGTCGGCCGCCAGCGCCGCCGGCGCCGCCCTCGCGCTGAACGCCCTCTACGAACGGGGCCACTCGCGCGAGGAACTCGTCCCCGTCGCCGCCGAGGGCGAGGCCGTCGTCTCCGGGGAGGCGCACGTCGACAACGTCGCCCCCGCCCTCCTCGGCGGGTTCACCGTCGCCCGCGAGGACGAGGTGACCACCGTGGAGACGGACATCTCTCTGGTCGCCTGCCTCCCCGAGATAGCCGTCTCCACGCGCGACGCCCGCCGCGTCGTCCCCGACCGGGCGGATATGAAAGACGTGGTCCACACCATCGGGTCGGCGGCGACGCTGACCGTCGGGATGTGCCGGTCGGACCCCGAACTCGTCGGCACGGGGATGGACGAGCGACTCGTCACCCCCGCGCGCTCGGAACTCATCACCGGCTACGCCGGCGTCCGGGAGGCGGCGCTGGACACGGGCGCGACGGGCGTCACCGTCTCGGGCGCGGGCCCGTCCGTGCTCGCCGTCTGCGACTCCGAGAAACGGGGGCGCGTCGCGGCCGCGATGCTCGACGGTTTCGAGGACGCCGGCGTCGAGGCGCGGGCGTACAAGACGCGCGTCGGCGGCGGCGCGGACCTGTTCTGA
- a CDS encoding DUF6149 family protein — MKLRQNIRHFAAKKALTMPVVGDIATEKLVDLHVRVFGEKADPAHREEREPHLEAFFDCTFDTYVAALEEGYTEAEAREITHVQANFDFYNHGWTEMMEFPADELEAHYERYEKFFRRYGIDIANPLGDFRTREVPEAPSTPERLEDPEHPHAEGGFADDVYVEDEDGEVRVGGQEEPRDVDVNAAPGMRDADADADESEA, encoded by the coding sequence ATGAAGCTCAGACAGAACATCCGTCACTTCGCCGCGAAGAAGGCGCTGACGATGCCCGTCGTCGGCGACATCGCCACGGAGAAACTGGTCGACCTGCACGTGCGGGTGTTCGGCGAGAAGGCGGACCCCGCACACCGCGAGGAGCGCGAACCGCACCTGGAGGCGTTCTTCGACTGCACGTTCGACACCTACGTCGCCGCCCTCGAGGAGGGATACACCGAGGCGGAGGCGCGGGAGATAACCCACGTGCAGGCCAACTTCGACTTCTACAACCACGGCTGGACGGAGATGATGGAGTTCCCGGCCGACGAACTCGAAGCCCACTACGAGCGCTACGAGAAGTTCTTCCGCCGCTACGGTATCGACATCGCGAACCCGCTCGGCGACTTCCGCACGCGCGAGGTGCCGGAGGCACCGTCGACGCCCGAGCGACTGGAGGACCCCGAACACCCCCACGCGGAGGGCGGGTTCGCCGACGACGTGTACGTCGAGGACGAGGACGGCGAGGTGCGCGTCGGCGGGCAGGAGGAACCCCGCGACGTGGACGTGAACGCCGCGCCGGGAATGCGCGACGCCGACGCCGACGCGGACGAGAGCGAAGCGTAG